Proteins from a single region of Mus pahari chromosome 2, PAHARI_EIJ_v1.1, whole genome shotgun sequence:
- the Ntf3 gene encoding neurotrophin-3, protein MVTSATILQVNKVMSILFYVIFLAYLRGIQGNSMDQRSLPEDSLNSLIIKLIQADILKNKLSKQMVDVKENYQSTLPKAEAPREPEQGEATRSEFQPMIATDTELLRQQRRYNSPRVLLSDSIPLEPPPLYLMEDYVGNPVVANRTSPRRKRYAEHKSHRGEYSVCDSESLWVTDKSSAIDIRGHQVTVLGEIKTGNSPVKQYFYETRCKEARPVKNGCRGIDDKHWNSQCKTSQTYVRALTSENNKLVGWRWIRIDTSCVCALSRKIGRT, encoded by the coding sequence aTCTTACAGGTGAACAAGGTGATGTCCATCTTGTTTTATGTGATATTTCTTGCTTATCTCCGTGGCATCCAAGGCAACAGCATGGATCAAAGGAGTTTGCCGGAAGACTCTCTCAATTCTCTCATCATCAAGTTGATCCAGGCGGATATCTTGAAAAACAAGCTTTCCAAGCAGATGGTGGATGTTAAGGAAAATTACCAGAGCACCCTGCCCAAAGCAGAGGCACCCAGGGAACCAGAGCAGGGAGAGGCCACCAGGTCAGAGTTCCAGCCAATGATTGCAACGGACACAGAGCTTCTGCGGCAACAGAGACGCTACAATTCACCCCGGGTCCTGCTGAGTGACAGCATCCCTTTGGAGCCCCCTCCCTTATACTTAATGGAGGATTACGTGGGCAACCCGGTGGTGGCCAATAGAACATCACCACGGAGGAAACGCTACGCAGAGCATAAGAGTCACCGAGGCGAGTACTCGGTGTGTGACAGTGAGAGCCTGTGGGTGACCGACAAGTCCTCAGCCATTGACATTCGGGGACACCAGGTCACCGTGCTTGGGGAGATCAAAACCGGTAACTCTCCCgtgaaacaatatttttatgaaaCGAGATGTAAAGAAGCCAGGCCAGTCAAAAACGGTTGCAGGGGGATTGATGACAAACACTGGAACTCTCAGTGCAAAACGTCGCAAACCTATGTCCGAGCACTGACTTCGGAAAACAACAAACTCGTAGGCTGGCGCTGGATACGAATAGacacttcctgtgtgtgtgccttgtcgAGAAAAATCGGAAGAACATGA